The DNA region TGAACATGCGCCAGGCCAGCCACCACAGCCCGGCGTTCGTGGCCAGCATCACGGCCACGCCGAGCCAGCGCGACCCGTCCGACGTGCCGATGAAGCCATAGCGGAAACCGTCGATCATGTAGAAGAAGGGGTCGAAATGGGCGACCCACCAGAAGACCGGCGGCAGGGTATCGACCGAATAGAAGGTGCCGGACAGGAAGGACAGCGGCGTCACCACGAAGTTGGTCACCGCCGCGATGTTGTCGAATTTCTCCGACCAGACGCCGCCGACCAGACCCAGCAACGACAGCAGCATCGACGCCATGACGGCGTGGAACAGCACGAAGCCCGGATGCGGCATGTGCATCGGGATCACAGCCCAGATGGCAAGCCCGGTCACCAGACCCACCACGATGCCGCGGGTGACGCCGCCGAAGACGAAGCCGCTGACCAGTTCCATCGGCGACAGCGGCGGCATCAGGATGTCGACGATGTTGCCCTGGACCTTGGCGATCACCACCGAGGAGGAGGTGTTGGCGAAGGCGTTCTGCACCATCGCCATCATGATCAGGCCGGGGGCGAGGAATTCCAGGTAGGGTGTGCTTCCCACCATCCGCACAGCCGAGCCGAGCGACAGGGCGAACACCGCGTAATAGAGCAGCGTCGTCACAACCGGCGCCCAGACGGTCTGCTGGTGGACCTTGACGAAGCGCCGCACCTCGCGTGCGTAGAGCGTCCACAAGCCGATCCAGTTGACGGAACCGACATCGCGCGGCATGGGAGGGAGGGGAAGGGTCATCGCGTCACGATCTGCCTGTTGGGAGCCGGCTTCTCCATGGTCGCGGTCGCGGCCGGGGAGGGCGGGTCTGTTTCGCCAGGAAAGGGCGCCGGGAGGGTCACGGACTGTACGTGCGGCCAGCCCATCCGGCAACCGCCGCCGCCGAAGGGACTGCCATGAACACCGACGATAAGCGCTCCGCCGATGTGCCTTCGGGCCGGCCGGGGCGAAAGCCGCCGAAACGCGTGACACCGCAGTATCTGGAGAATGCGGCGCTTTATTATCTGGAGCGATTCGCCAGCTCCACGTCGAATCTGCGCCGGGTGCTGATGCGCAAGGTCGACCTGTCCGCCAAGGCCCACGGCACCGACCGGGAGGAGGGCGTGCGCTGGGTCGACGAGCTGCTGGCCCGCTATGTCCGCAGCGGCCTGCTGAACGACGAGACCTATGCCCGCATGCGCACGGAGAGCCTGCACCGCCGCGGTGCCTCGACCCGGCTGATCGCCCAGAAGCTGGCCGGCAAGGGCATCGGCCGTGACGAGGCCGACAAGGCGCTGGACAGCCTGCGCGAGGATGTCGGCCCGGACCTTGACCTGTCGGCGGCGCTGGCGCTCGCCAAGCGCCGGCGGCTGGGCCCGTACCGGCTGCCGGAACAGCGGGCGACGCACCGCGAGAAGGACATGGCGGCGCTGGGCCGGGCCGGATTCGGCTATGAGATCGCCCGCCGGGTGGTGGATGCCGAGGATCCGGAGGAGGTGCTGGGGGAGTGAGGGGGGAGAGGAGTGGATCAGCTTTCGTCCGTCGGCCCCCTCCCGAACCCTCCCCCGCTTCCGCGGGAGAGGGAACTCCGCCACACACCGACACAGTCGTGCCGTTGCCAAACGTCCTGCCCCCTCTCCCGCGATCGGACCGGCCATCGGCCGGCCGAGAGCGGGGGAGGGATGGGGAGGGGGCAGCCAGCGCAGCACTCCACCCTCGAAAACGACGAAACGCGCGGCACCCTTTCGGATGTCGCGCGCCGCTCTCATACCGGGAGTCGGAATCGTCCTGTACGCGTCCTAAATCTCGTCAGCGGAGCGGCAAGCGCCCCGCTTCAGCACACCAAACGCGTCCCGGAGACAGGGGAAGCGGTCAGGCCGCGGCCTGCTGCTTCTCCTGCGCCTTGGCGATGCGACGCTTCAGGCGGCGGGCTTCCAGGCTCAGCACGTCGTCCTTCGCATCGAGCAGGAAGGCATCGAGGCCGCCCTTGTGCTCGATCGAGCGGATCGCGTTCACCGAGATGCGCAGACGCACCAGCTGCCCCAGGCTGTCGCTGAGCAGCGACGTGTCCTGGAGGTTCGGCTGGAAGCGACGGCGATTCTTGTTGTTGGCGTGGCTGACGTTGTTGCCAAACTGCGTGCCCTTGTTGGTCACGGCGCACCGACGTGCCATCGGACTGATCCTTTACTTTAGCAAATGAAACCCGGTATCGGACGGCCCGCCGCCCGAAGGAGGCCGCTATATAGTCGAACAAAAGCGGGGTCGTCAAGCCGGGATCCAGATGAAATCCTCAAAAAGCTCGAGGCGTCACAGCCGGCCCAGGACATTTCGCGAGTCGAAGCGCGGCGGCCTCTTCGATCGGGTGAAGAGACGCGCCGCGCCATGTCTTGCCGCACCATGTCTTGCCGCACCATGCCTCGGCAGCGACCGTTTGACGGCTGTTGTCAGTTCAGGGAGGTGGGGGCCTTCGGCGCCGGCTTGCCGGGGGCAGGCTTTGCGCCGCGGCGCGGGGCAGGCTTGGCATCGGCCTTGACCGCGGCGGGAGCGGCGGCCGGGGCGGCCGGAGTCGGAGCGACCGTCTCGGTCTTCACCGCCTCGACCGGTTCCTTCACCGGGACCTCGGCCGGTTCGGCGGCGACGGCGGTGGCGATCGCCGCTGTCTCGGCAACCTCGACGGGGGCCGGGGGCGGGACGGGAACCGGAATGGGCTCGGGCGCCTCCACGATGGGGGCGGCGACCGGCGCCTCGGCCTTCACCGGTGCCGGCTCGACGGCTTCCGGCTGCGGCGCGTCCACCTTGGGGGCCACAGCCACCGGGGCGGCCACGGGGGCGGCCGGAGCCGCAGCCACCGGAGCGGCGGCAGCCGGCAAGGTGGTGATCTCGGCGGCGATTTTGGTGGAGACGTCCAGGAAGCCCTGCACGCTCTCGGTCACGCGGGTCTGGGTGGTGGACAGCCAGTCGCGCTGCAGCGCCGCCAGATCGGCGGGGCTGCGGGCCTTGCCCAGCCCGGCGGCCAGACGGCTGGCGTCGTTGACCGTGGTGGTCACGCCATCGAACCAGCGGCGGTAGCCATCCTGCATCAGGGTGGCGACACGGGCGGACTTGGCCGCGGTGGTCTGGGCATTGGTCTTGGCCAGCGATCCGGCCTGTGTGAACAGGGTCAGGACGTTGGCGGGGGTCGGCTGAGCGGTCATGGCGTCGTCTCCCATAATCGAAGGCACGTTGGCGGAAACGGAAAGGCCGCTCCGGCGTAACCCCAGGAGACCGCGGGCACCCCGGCCCAAGCGATATGTCCAATTCGACGCGGCCGAATCGGCACACTCCGCCCCTTTCCCGCCCGAAGCAGAATATCCCTACCGCTGGTGCGGCGCAACGGATTTGTTGCGGTGCAGCATAAGCTGTTCGGATTATGCGCTTCCCGGCCGGTCGAGGAAGCGTCCCAGCAGGAGATGGGCGGCGGCGGCCGGGATGGTGGTGCCGGCGGTCACCTCCGCCTCCAGACGCGCCAGGTCGGCGCGCACCGCCGGGTGGGCGCGGAAGCGGTCGATCAGCGTCTCGCGGATCTCGCTCCACAGCCAGGCGCGGGCCTGCTCCGCCCGCCGGATGGCACGGGCGCCGTTGCCCTCGGTCAGGGCCTTGTGCTCGCCGATGGTGGTCCAGATGGCGGCGATGCCGTCCTTGCGCACGGCGGAGCAACTGAGCACCGGCACCCGCCAGTCGCCATGACGCAGCAGGGTCAGGGCGTGGCGGTAGTCGGCCACGGTGTGGCGGGCGGTGGCGGCGAGATCGCCATCGGCCTTGTTGACGACGACGAGGTCGGCCAGCTCGACGATGCCCTTCTTGATGCCCTGCAGCTCGTCGCCGCCGGCCGGCAGCAGCAGCAGCATGAACAGGTCGACCATGTCGGCGACCGCGGTTTCCGACTGGCCGACGCCCACCGTCTCGACGATGATGACGTCGAAGCCGGCGGCCTCGCAGATCAGCATCGCCTCGCGGGTGCGGCGGGCCACCCCGCCCAGCGTCGCCCCGGCGGGCGAGGGGCGGATGAAGGCGTCCGGCTCGCGCGACAGATCGACCATGCGGGTCTTGTCGCCCAGGATCGAGCCGCCGGTGCGCTGCGACGACGGATCGACCGCCAGCACCGCGACCTTGTGCCCGAGCCCGATGACATGCAGCCCGAACGCCTCGATGAAGGTCGATTTGCCCACCCCCGGCACGCCGGAAATCCCGAGTCGCACCGAATTGCCGGTGTGGGGCAACAGCGCCGCCAGCAGCGCCTCGGCGGTGGCGCGATGGTCGGCGCGGGTCGATTCGATCAGCGTGATCGCCCGGGCCAGCGCCCGCCGGTCGCCCGACCGGACGGCTTCAGCGAGGCGGGCGGCGTCCGGCGGGGCGGTGTCGGTCATGGCTGCGGGATCGGTCAGTGCGAGGGGAGCGGTACCCTACCCGCGGAGCGGTCGCGAATAAAGCCTCCGAACCTCAGGTCCGCACCGCCGGCGACTCCACCGCCTCCAGGTTCAGGGCGGCGGCGAGCAGGGCGCGGGTGTAGTCCTGCTGCGGCGCCTCGAAGATGCGCTGGGTCGGTCCCTGTTCGACCACCTTGCCGTCCTTCATCACCATGACGTGGCTGGACAATGCCCGCACCACCCGCAGGTCGTGGCTGATGAACAGGTAGGCGAGGTTGTGGCGGGCCTGGATGTCGCGCAGCAGATCGACGATCTGCGCCTGCACCGACATGTCGAGCGCCGAGGTCGGCTCGTCCAGCACGACGAATTTCGGTTTCAGCACCAGGGCGCGGGCGATGGCGATGCGCTGGCGCTGGCCGCCGGAGAATTCGTGCGGGTAGCGGTTGCGCGAGTCGGGCGGCAGCCCGACCTCCTCCAGCGCGCGGGACACCATCGCTTCGCGGTCGGCACGGTCGCCGATGCCGTGGATGCCCAGCCCCTCGCCGATGATCTGGCCGACCGACAGGCGGGGCGACAGGCTGCCGTAGGGATCCTGGAAGACGATCTGCATCTCGCGCCGCAGCGGGCGCAGGCGCTTGGGAACCCAGCCCTGGATGTCGGTGCCGTCGAAGCGGATGGCGCCCTCGCTGGCATGCAGGCGCAGCAGCGCAAGGCCGAGCGTCGTCTTGCCCGACCCCGATTCGCCGACCACGCCGACGGTGTGGCCGCGGCGGACCGCGACGTCGACGCCGTCCACCGCCTTGACATGGCCGACGGTGCGGCGCAGCAGCCCCTTCTTGATCGGGAAATGGACCTTCAGCCGGTCCGCCGCCATCACCTCCGCCGCGTCCTCGGGCGGCGACAGCGGGTTGCCGCGCGGCTCGGCCGACAGCAGCTTCTGCGTGTAGGCGTGCCGGGGCCGGATGAACAGGTCGTCGACCTTGGCCTGCTCGACGATCTCGCCCTGGTTCATCACGCAGACGCGGTCCGCCATCTTGCGCACCACGCCCAGGTCATGGGTGATCAGCAGCAGCGCCATGCCGAAGCGGCTCTGCAGATCCTTCAGCAAGGCCAGGATCTGGGCCTGGATGGTGACGTCGAGCGCGGTGGTCGGCTCGTCGGCGATCAGCAGGTCGGGCTCGTTGGCGAGCGCCATGGCGATCATCACGCGCTGGCGCTGGCCGCCCGACAGTTCGTGCGGGTAGGCAGTCAGCCGCCTTTCCGGATCGGGCAGGCCGACGAGCCGCAGCAACTCCAGCGTGCGGGAGCGGGCGGCGCCGCCCGACAGGCGCTTGTGCAGGACCAGCGTCTCGTTGATCTGCCGCTCGATGCTGTGGAGCGGGTTCAGCGAGGTCATCGGCTCCTGGAAGATCATGGCGATGCGGTTGCCGCGCACCTGCCGCAGCGTCTTCTCGTCGGCGCCCAGCAGCTCGGTGTCGCGGAAGCGGATCGAGCCGGCGGGGTGGTGCGCCATCGGGTAGGGCAGCAGCTGCAGGATCGACAGCGCCGTGACCGACTTGCCCGATCCCGATTCGCCGACGAGCGCCACCGTCTCGCCCTTCTGGATGTCGAAGGACACGCCCTTGACGGCCTGTGTCGCGCCGCCGCCCGAGCGGAAATCGACGCGCAGGCCCCGGACGGAAAGGAGGTCGGGGTTGGGGGGCATCAGGGTCATGTCGGCGAACGTCCGCAATATCCCCCTCTCCCCCCCGGGGAGAGGGTCGGGGTGAGGGGGGAGCATCGGGTTGATTTAGGAAGCAGGGAGGGGCGTCGCATCTGTTGCGAAGCCACCCGGTGCATCCCCCTCCCCCCGACCCTCTCCCCGGGGGGGAGAGGGGGCAAGCGGTCGCGGTCGGCGCGCGCCATCACTCCGCCGCCTCCTTGCGTGCCGCCGCGGATGCCGACTCGCCCGGCAGCGCGGTGGACAGCTGGGCGATGGTCTTGCGCGGGTCGAAGGCGTCGCGCACCGCCTCGCCGATGAAGATCAGCAGGCTGAGCATGAGTGCCAGCACGAAGAAGGCGGTCAGCCCGAGCCAGGGCGCCTGCAGGTTGGCCTTGCCCTGGGCCAGCAGTTCGCCCAGCGACGGCGAGCCGGGCGGCAGGCCGAAGCCCAGGAAGTCCAGCGCGGTCAGGGTGGTGATCGAGCCGTTCAGGATGAAGGGCATGAAGGTCAGCGTCGCCACCATGGCGTTGGGCAGGACGTGGCGCACCATGATGGTGAGGTCGCCGGCGCCCAGCGCCTTGGCCGCGCGCACGTAATCGAGGTTGCGCGCCCGCAGGAACTCCGCCCGCACCACATGCACGAGCGCGGTCCAGGAGAACAGCAGCAGCAGGCCCAGCAGCCACCAGAAGGTCGGCGTCACCACGCTGGCCAGGATGATCAGCAGGAACAGGGTGGGCAGCCCCTGCCAGATCTCGATGAAACGCTGGAACAGCAGGTCGGTCAGCCCGCCGAAATACCCCTGGACCGCGCCGGCCGCGACGCCGACGACCGAGGAGAAGGCGGTCAGCACCAGCCCGAACAGCACCGAGATGCGGAAGCCGTAGATCAGCCGCGCCACCACGTCGCGCCCCTGGTCGTCGGTGCCGAGCCAGTTGTCGGCCGACGGCGGGGCGGGAGCGGGGACCGGCAGGTTGTAGTTGATGGTGCGGTAGCTGTAGGGGATCGGCGGCCACACCATCCAGCCCTTGGCCTGGATCAGGTCGCGGACATAAGGGTCGCGGTAGTCGGTCTCGGTCTCGAACTCGCCGCCGAAAATGGTCTCCGGATAGGCGGTGAAGACCGGCCAGTAATACTGCTCCTCGTAGCGGACCAGCAGCGGCTTGTCGTTGGCGATGAACTCCGCCCCCAGCGAGAGGACGAACAGCACCAGGAAGATCCAGAAGGACCAGAAGCCGCGGCGGTTCGCCTTGAAATTGGCCAGCCGGCGCCGGGTCAGCGGAGTCATCACACCCTCCGCGAGTCGAAGTCGATGCGGGGATCGACCATCACATAGGTGATGTCGCCGACCAGATTCATGATCAGCCCCAGCAGCGTGAAGAAATAGAGGGTGCCGAACATCACCGGATAGTCGCGGTTGATCGCCGCCTCGAACCCGAGCAGACCCAGCCCGTCGAGCGAGAAGATCACCTCGATCAGCATGGCGCCGGTGAACAGGATGCCGATGAAGGCGCCGGGGAAGCCGGCGATGACGATCAGCATGGCGTTGCGGAAGACATGGCCGTACAGCACGCGGCTTTCGGTCAGCCCCTTGGCCCGCGCGGTGGTGACATACTGCTTGCCGATCTCCTCCATGAAGGAATTCTTGGTCAGCATGGTCAGGCCGGCGAAGCCGCCGATCACCATGGAGAATACCGGCAGAGCCATGTGCCAGAAATAGTCGAGCACCTGTTTGTACCAGGGCAGGTCGCCCCAATTGTCGGATACCAGCCCGCGCAAGGGGAACCAGTCGAGATAGCGGCCGCCTGCGAACACCACGATCAGCAGCACCGCGAACAGGAAGCTGGGGATCGCATAGCCGACGATGACCACGCCGGAGGTCCAGACGTCGAAGGGCTGGCCGTCGCGCACCGCCTTGGCGATGCCGAGCGGGATGGAGACGAGATAGACGATCAGCGTCGTCCAGATGCCGAGCGAGATCGACACCGGCATCTTCTCCAGCACCAGATCGACCACGCGGCGATCCCGGAAGTAGCTGCTGCCGAAATCGAACATGATGTAGTTCGACATCATGTGGACGAAGCGTTCGTGCAGCGGCTTGTCGAAGCCGAACTCCTTCTCCAGCTGCTTGATGAAGGCGGGATCAAGCCCCTGGGCGCCGCGGTACTTGCTGCCGGTGTCGCCACCGGACTGGTTCTGGTGCTGGGCGGTGTTGGCGTCGCCGCCGGCGGAGCCGCCGATGCGCGACGTCGCCTCCACCGCGGTGCCCTGGACGCGGGCGATCATCTGCTCGATCGGGCCGCCGGGGGCGATCTGCACGATCAGGAAATTGATCACCATGATCCCGAACAGGGTCGGGATGATCAGCAACAGGCGGCGGATGATGTATGCCAGCATCGCGGGTGTCCCAACCCTCCCCAATCCTCAAGTGACGGCAGCTTAGACCAGAGCGTTGCGTCGATCAGATCTTTCAGGGGCCGGTGCGCCGCGCGCTGGTGGCGAGCTTCGCGTTCTTGTCCGCATCGACCCACCATGTATCCGAGAAGCCCAGACCGTATTTGGGGGCAACCGCGGGATGGGAGAAACGGTTCCAATAGGCGACGCGGTACACCGTGTCGTGCCAGTGCGGGATGACGTACCAGTTCCACAGCAGCACCCGGTCGAGCGCGCGGGTGGCGGCGATCAGCGCCTCGCGGTCGGGGGCGGCGATCAGCGTCTCCACCAGCTTGTCGACCACCGGGTTCTTGATGCCGATGCTGTTGCGGCTGCCGGCCAAGTCGGCGCGCGAGGTTTCCCAGTAGTCCCGTTGCTCGTTGCCCGGCGACAATGACTGCGGGAACCGCTCGATGATCATATCGTAATCGAAATTATCTGTGCGGTTCTGGTACTGTGCGCTGTCGACCACGCGGATCTGCGCCTCGATCCCGGCACGCTCCAGGTTGCGGACGAAGGGCTGGACGATGCGTTCCATGTCGGCCTGGACCAGCAGGATCTCGAAACGGAAGGGCTGGCCCTGTCCGTTGACCAGCTTGCCGTTCTTCAGGTCCCAGCCAGCCTCCTTCAGCAGGCCCAGCGCGGTGCGCAGGTTCTGGCGGATGTTGCCGCTGGCATCGGTCTTCGGCGGCTCGTAAGGCTTGGTGAACACTTCGTCCGGGATCTGGCCGCGGAAGGGTTCCAGCAGCTTCAGCTCCGCCGGCGAAGGCAGGCCGGTGGACGCCAGCTCGGTGTTGGCGAAATAGCTCTTGGTGCGCTGGTAGAGGCCGTAGGACAGGTTGGCGCGCGTCCATTCATAGTCGAACAGGTTGTTCAGCGCCTCGCGGACGCGGCGGTCCTGGAAGATCGGGCGGCGGATGTTGAAGACGAAGGCCTGCATCCCCTGCGGATCCTCGTGCTTCAGCTCTTCGCGGACGATCTGGCCGTTCTGCACCGCCGGGACATTGTAGCCGGTGGTCCAGTTCTTCGACGAGTTCTCCAGCCGGAAATCATAGGCGCCGGCCTTGAACGCCTCGAAGGCGACGTCGAGGTCGCGGTAATAGTCGTAGCGGATGCGGTCGAAATTGTAGCGGCCGCGGTTGATCGGCAGATCCTTGCCCCACCAGTCCTTCACCCGCTCATAGGTGATGGCGCGGCCGGGCTGCATGTCGACCACCTTGTAGGGGCCGCTGCCGATCAGCGGTTCCAGCGTGGTGGTGGCGAAATCGCGGCTGGCGAAGGCATGCTTGGGCAGCACCGGCAACTGGCCCATGATAACTGGAAGCTCGGGATTGTTGCCGTCCCGGAACGAGAATTTCACCGTATGCTCGCCGGTCTTCTCCGCCTTGGTCACGTCGGCGTAGTAGGTGCGGTAGAGCGGGTGGCCCTTTTCCCGCAGCGTGTCGAAGCTCCAGATCACGTCGTCCACGGTGACCGGCTGGCCGTCGTGGAAGCGCGCCTGGGGCCGCAGGGTGAAGGCGACCCAGGTCCGGTCGGGGGCGACCTGGATGGTCTCGGCCAGCAGGCCGTATTCGGTGATCGCCTCGTCGCCGTTGCTGGTGGTCAGCGTCTCGAACACCAGTCCGGAGCCGGCGGCGGCCTGTCCGCGCAGGATGTAGGGGTTGAGGTTGTCGTAGCCGCCGAAAGCCATCAGCTTGACCTCGCCGCCCTTCGGCGCGTCGGGATTGACATAATCGAGATGCTGGAAGTCCGGCCCGTATTTCGGCTTGCCGTGCAGGGCCAGGGCGTGGCTGCCCGTTTCCTGCGCCCAGGCCGGCGTCGCCAGCAGCAGAAGCCCCGCCATCGCCGCCGCCGCGCCGCTGCCCAACCACCGCATCCGCCCTGTCATTCCCGATCCCCTCCCTCGTTTGTTTTGCCGAAAGCCGTTCAGTTCGATGGAGTTAGCCCGGCAATGGGGCGTCATCAAGGCTGCTCCGCCTTCTTCGCCGCATCGACCCACCAGGTCGCCGGGAAATTGGTGCTGCGATAGTCCTGGTCGTATTTCGGCCAGACCGTGGGATGGGCAAGCCACGCCTTGTGGGCGATCCAGTTTTCGGGATTGTGCCATTGCGGCACCATGTAGAAGCCCCAGAGCAGAACGCGGTCGAGCGCGCGGGTGGCGGCCTGGACGCTGTCCAGATCCTTGGCCGCCAGCGCCCTTTCGATCAGCGCGTCGGCCACCGGGTCATGGATGCCGGAATAATTCGCCGATCCCTTGAGGCCGGCAGCGGCGGAGCCGAAATAGCCGCGCAGCTCGGTGCCGGGCGGGGTGAAGAAGGAGAGGTTGACGATGATGGCGTCGAAGTCGAACTCGTCCAGCCGGGCCTGATACTGGGCGGTGTCGACAAGCCGCAGGCCGGCGTCGATGCCGACACGGCGCAGGGTTTCGACATAGGGCTGGATCACGCGGGTCAGCGCGCCGGTGCCGTCGAGGAACTCGATCGCCATCGCCTCGCCGGTCTTCACATTGGTCAGCTTGCCGTTGCGGGTCTCCCAGCCGGCCTCCTTGAACAGGCGGGTCGCCTCGCGCACCTGGGCGCGGTTGTTGCCGCTGCCGTCGGTTGAGGGCAGGGTGAAGGGCTGGGTCAGCAGCCGGTCCGGCAGCTGCGCCTTGAAGGGCTCCAGCAGCGCCAACTCGGCCGGGCCGGGCGGTCCCTTCGCCCCGAAGTCGGAGTTGGGGAAATTGCTGAGCGTGCGCTTGTACTGGCCGTACAGGATGTTCTTCTGGATCCAGTCGAAATCGAACAGCAGCGCCAGCGCCTCGCGCACGCGCGGGTCGGCGAACCTGTCGCGGCGGGTGTTCAGGCGGAAGCCCTGGGCGCCCAGCGGCAACTCGCTCGGCACCGCCAGCGTCTTGACCCGGCCGTCCTTCGCGGCCGGGAAATCATAGCCGGTGGTCCAGCGCTGTGCCCGGTATTCGCCGCGGAAGTCGTAGCCGCCGGCCTTGAACGCCTCGAACATCACGTCGTCGTCGCGGTAGAAATCATCCTTCACGCTGTCGAAATTGTAGAAGCCGCGGGCGGTCGGCAAATCCTTCGCCCACCAGTCGGCGACCCGCTCATAGGTGATGGAACGGCCGGGATCGACCGTCCTGATCCGGTAGGGGCCGCTGCCCAGCACCGGCTCCAGCGTCGTCTTGGAAATGTCGCGCCCCTGGGCGGTCCACCAATGTCTGGGCTGGGGCGAGAAGGTGACGGCGAAGTCGATGATCGGCTTGATCTCCCCCGTGCCGGTCAGGGTGATCTTGAAGCGGCGCTCGTCCAGCGCCTCCACCTTGGCGATGTGGTCGAGGAAGGACTTGATGAAGGGGGCGCCGTGGGCCTGGATCATGTCCCAGGTGAAGACGACGTCGGCGCTGGTGATCGGGACGCCGTCGTTCCAGTGCGCGCCCTGGCGCAGCGTGAAGACCGCCCAGCCGTAATCGTCGGGTACTTCCACGCTTTCCGCCAGATGGGCGTAGGCGGCGTCCAGCTCCCAGCCGGAGCCGACCATCAGCGTGTCGGAGATCAGCCCCAGCGTGCGGGGCCGCACCCCGCGCAGGATCAGCGTGTTCAGGCTGTCATAGGTGCCCGGCTGCGATTCGGCCAGCGTCACCGCCCCGCCCTTGGGGGCGTCGGGGTTGACGTGGGGGAAATGGGTGAAGCCGGGCTTGAACTGCGGTTCCCCGAACTGCTTCAGCGCGGTGACGGTCACGCTTGCCGCTTGCGCCGCGGCCGGAACCAGTGGGCTGGACAGGGTCAGGATCGTGGCGGCAATGGCAAGGAGGCGGCGCATCGGCGGTCCTGTGTCGGGGAAACGGACATCCTGGTTTAGATTGCCACGCCCGCGCTGCGGTCAAGCGCAATTCCGGTGCGGAGTCAGGTGCTTCTGCCGGCTCGCCAATGATCGGCCATGCGGTCCATCAACTGGCGATAGCGGCGGTCGCCGCGCATCAGCCGGCGCAGCGACTTGCCGTTGCGCGGGTCGGCCAGCATCCAGCGTTCCGCCGCCGCCTGATGCTCGGGATGGATGGAGAGTATATAGACAGCGGCTTGTTCCGCTGACGAAATGGTCGTTTCGCCCAACCCCTCCAGGATTGCGCCGACATAGATCGGCAGCACCCTGCGGAAATCCTCCGGTCCCCCTTCG from Azospirillum thiophilum includes:
- a CDS encoding ABC transporter permease, whose protein sequence is MTLPLPPMPRDVGSVNWIGLWTLYAREVRRFVKVHQQTVWAPVVTTLLYYAVFALSLGSAVRMVGSTPYLEFLAPGLIMMAMVQNAFANTSSSVVIAKVQGNIVDILMPPLSPMELVSGFVFGGVTRGIVVGLVTGLAIWAVIPMHMPHPGFVLFHAVMASMLLSLLGLVGGVWSEKFDNIAAVTNFVVTPLSFLSGTFYSVDTLPPVFWWVAHFDPFFYMIDGFRYGFIGTSDGSRWLGVAVMLATNAGLWWLAWRMFKTGYRLKA
- a CDS encoding regulatory protein RecX, coding for MNTDDKRSADVPSGRPGRKPPKRVTPQYLENAALYYLERFASSTSNLRRVLMRKVDLSAKAHGTDREEGVRWVDELLARYVRSGLLNDETYARMRTESLHRRGASTRLIAQKLAGKGIGRDEADKALDSLREDVGPDLDLSAALALAKRRRLGPYRLPEQRATHREKDMAALGRAGFGYEIARRVVDAEDPEEVLGE
- the rpmB gene encoding 50S ribosomal protein L28 — encoded protein: MARRCAVTNKGTQFGNNVSHANNKNRRRFQPNLQDTSLLSDSLGQLVRLRISVNAIRSIEHKGGLDAFLLDAKDDVLSLEARRLKRRIAKAQEKQQAAA
- a CDS encoding phasin family protein, translated to MTAQPTPANVLTLFTQAGSLAKTNAQTTAAKSARVATLMQDGYRRWFDGVTTTVNDASRLAAGLGKARSPADLAALQRDWLSTTQTRVTESVQGFLDVSTKIAAEITTLPAAAAPVAAAPAAPVAAPVAVAPKVDAPQPEAVEPAPVKAEAPVAAPIVEAPEPIPVPVPPPAPVEVAETAAIATAVAAEPAEVPVKEPVEAVKTETVAPTPAAPAAAPAAVKADAKPAPRRGAKPAPGKPAPKAPTSLN
- the meaB gene encoding methylmalonyl Co-A mutase-associated GTPase MeaB, translated to MTDTAPPDAARLAEAVRSGDRRALARAITLIESTRADHRATAEALLAALLPHTGNSVRLGISGVPGVGKSTFIEAFGLHVIGLGHKVAVLAVDPSSQRTGGSILGDKTRMVDLSREPDAFIRPSPAGATLGGVARRTREAMLICEAAGFDVIIVETVGVGQSETAVADMVDLFMLLLLPAGGDELQGIKKGIVELADLVVVNKADGDLAATARHTVADYRHALTLLRHGDWRVPVLSCSAVRKDGIAAIWTTIGEHKALTEGNGARAIRRAEQARAWLWSEIRETLIDRFRAHPAVRADLARLEAEVTAGTTIPAAAAHLLLGRFLDRPGSA
- a CDS encoding ABC transporter ATP-binding protein, translating into MTLMPPNPDLLSVRGLRVDFRSGGGATQAVKGVSFDIQKGETVALVGESGSGKSVTALSILQLLPYPMAHHPAGSIRFRDTELLGADEKTLRQVRGNRIAMIFQEPMTSLNPLHSIERQINETLVLHKRLSGGAARSRTLELLRLVGLPDPERRLTAYPHELSGGQRQRVMIAMALANEPDLLIADEPTTALDVTIQAQILALLKDLQSRFGMALLLITHDLGVVRKMADRVCVMNQGEIVEQAKVDDLFIRPRHAYTQKLLSAEPRGNPLSPPEDAAEVMAADRLKVHFPIKKGLLRRTVGHVKAVDGVDVAVRRGHTVGVVGESGSGKTTLGLALLRLHASEGAIRFDGTDIQGWVPKRLRPLRREMQIVFQDPYGSLSPRLSVGQIIGEGLGIHGIGDRADREAMVSRALEEVGLPPDSRNRYPHEFSGGQRQRIAIARALVLKPKFVVLDEPTSALDMSVQAQIVDLLRDIQARHNLAYLFISHDLRVVRALSSHVMVMKDGKVVEQGPTQRIFEAPQQDYTRALLAAALNLEAVESPAVRT
- a CDS encoding ABC transporter permease; protein product: MTPLTRRRLANFKANRRGFWSFWIFLVLFVLSLGAEFIANDKPLLVRYEEQYYWPVFTAYPETIFGGEFETETDYRDPYVRDLIQAKGWMVWPPIPYSYRTINYNLPVPAPAPPSADNWLGTDDQGRDVVARLIYGFRISVLFGLVLTAFSSVVGVAAGAVQGYFGGLTDLLFQRFIEIWQGLPTLFLLIILASVVTPTFWWLLGLLLLFSWTALVHVVRAEFLRARNLDYVRAAKALGAGDLTIMVRHVLPNAMVATLTFMPFILNGSITTLTALDFLGFGLPPGSPSLGELLAQGKANLQAPWLGLTAFFVLALMLSLLIFIGEAVRDAFDPRKTIAQLSTALPGESASAAARKEAAE
- a CDS encoding microcin C ABC transporter permease YejB, whose product is MLAYIIRRLLLIIPTLFGIMVINFLIVQIAPGGPIEQMIARVQGTAVEATSRIGGSAGGDANTAQHQNQSGGDTGSKYRGAQGLDPAFIKQLEKEFGFDKPLHERFVHMMSNYIMFDFGSSYFRDRRVVDLVLEKMPVSISLGIWTTLIVYLVSIPLGIAKAVRDGQPFDVWTSGVVIVGYAIPSFLFAVLLIVVFAGGRYLDWFPLRGLVSDNWGDLPWYKQVLDYFWHMALPVFSMVIGGFAGLTMLTKNSFMEEIGKQYVTTARAKGLTESRVLYGHVFRNAMLIVIAGFPGAFIGILFTGAMLIEVIFSLDGLGLLGFEAAINRDYPVMFGTLYFFTLLGLIMNLVGDITYVMVDPRIDFDSRRV